One segment of Belonocnema kinseyi isolate 2016_QV_RU_SX_M_011 chromosome 7, B_treatae_v1, whole genome shotgun sequence DNA contains the following:
- the LOC117176803 gene encoding uncharacterized protein LOC117176803 isoform X1: MMSSKGWKAVQAHIPLIKFRKGGVNRAVTGATSVPCTTQPVLSVSTKNSGATGPNVTPLPIIEDYQLPPRFHRRPIDPKEIEYINKYCYSIITPLPERIN, encoded by the exons ATGATGAGTAGCAAAGGATGGAAG GCAGTTCAAGCTCATATACCCTTAATCAAATTTCGTAAAGGTGGAGTCAATAGAG CTGTAACTGGGGCGACTTCAGTGCCATGTACTACGCAGCCAGTGCTGTCAGTATCTACAAAAAATAGTGGTGCTACGGGGCCCAATGTAACTCCCTTACCAATTATCGAAGATTATCAATTGCCGCCTCGTTTCCACAGACGACCCATAGATCCAAAGGAAATTGAATACATTAAC AAATACTGTTACAGCATTATAACTCCCCTTCCAGAAAGAATCAATTGA
- the LOC117176803 gene encoding 28S ribosomal protein S36, mitochondrial isoform X2 has protein sequence MMSSKGWKAVQAHIPLIKFRKGGVNRAVTGATSVPCTTQPVLSVSTKNSGATGPNVTPLPIIEDYQLPPRFHRRPIDPKEIEYINRGGPE, from the exons ATGATGAGTAGCAAAGGATGGAAG GCAGTTCAAGCTCATATACCCTTAATCAAATTTCGTAAAGGTGGAGTCAATAGAG CTGTAACTGGGGCGACTTCAGTGCCATGTACTACGCAGCCAGTGCTGTCAGTATCTACAAAAAATAGTGGTGCTACGGGGCCCAATGTAACTCCCTTACCAATTATCGAAGATTATCAATTGCCGCCTCGTTTCCACAGACGACCCATAGATCCAAAGGAAATTGAATACATTAAC
- the LOC117176803 gene encoding uncharacterized protein LOC117176803 isoform X3: MMSSKGWKAVQAHIPLIKFRKGGVNRAVTGATSVPCTTQPVLSVSTKNSGATGPNVTPLPIIEDYQLPPRFHRRPIDPKEIEYINVV, encoded by the exons ATGATGAGTAGCAAAGGATGGAAG GCAGTTCAAGCTCATATACCCTTAATCAAATTTCGTAAAGGTGGAGTCAATAGAG CTGTAACTGGGGCGACTTCAGTGCCATGTACTACGCAGCCAGTGCTGTCAGTATCTACAAAAAATAGTGGTGCTACGGGGCCCAATGTAACTCCCTTACCAATTATCGAAGATTATCAATTGCCGCCTCGTTTCCACAGACGACCCATAGATCCAAAGGAAATTGAATACATTAAC